Proteins from a genomic interval of Osmia bicornis bicornis chromosome 11, iOsmBic2.1, whole genome shotgun sequence:
- the LOC114873376 gene encoding tRNA methyltransferase 10 homolog A isoform X1, translating to MANEKDISNIEKVENRTQYVNMCDKEACYNGEKKLLEINPSLSKRQQKKVKKREKWLERKVEIRLREREKARQKRAFARANNIDLGPSRKALKRITMADSTCKIGITIDLSFDDLMIDKDIAKLTKQILRCYTLNRRAIAPMQFSLTSFNGKSKTNMERHNGYEHWDVKFYMESYLNVHPKEKIIYLTSESENVITHLEHDCLYVIGGLVDHNSHKGLCHKLAVQAGVRHGRLPLDKFLQMKARKVLTVDHVFEILLRVSEGKTWQEAFLQVLPERKNAQPIEPLERKEDVSKIYNEKQTLLHINNEVEEKMEINELESTNDVYTQ from the exons ATGGCAAATGAAAAGGATATAAGTAACATTGAAAAGGTAGAAAATCGTACACAATATGTGAACATGTGTGATAAAGAAGCATGTTACAATGGagagaaaaaattattagaaataaatcCAAGTTTAAGCAAACGTCAGcagaaaaaagtaaaaaaacgagaaaaatgGTTGGAACGAAAGGTGGAGATAAG attacgcgaaagagaaaaagcaAGGCAAAAACGAGCATTTGCTCGTGCAAATAATATAGACCTTGGCCCATCTAGAAAAGCTTTAAAAAGAATTACAATGGCAGATAGTACATGTAAAATTGGAATAACTATTGATTTGTCATTTGATGATTTAATGATTGACAAAGATATTGCAAAATTGACTAAGCAAATATTAAGATGTTATACTTTAAACAGACGTGCTATTGCACCAATGCAATTTTCACTTACAAGTTTTAATGGAAAATCAAAGACAAATATGGAAAGGCATAATGGATACGAACATTGGGAT GTCAAATTTTATATGGAATCATACTTGAATGTCCATCCAAAAGAGAAAATCATATATCTTACTAGTGAATCAGAAAATGTTATCACTCATCTGGAACATGATTGTTTGTACGTTATAGGTGGTCTTGTTGATCATAATAGTCATAAG ggTCTCTGCCATAAGTTAGCTGTACAGGCTGGAGTGAGGCATGGCCGGTTACCTCTagataaatttttacaaatgaaAGCTAGAAAGGTTTTAACTGTTGATCATG TGTTTGAAATTTTGCTTAGGGTTAGTGAAGGAAAAACATGGCAAGAAGCATTTTTGCAGGTGTTACCAGAAAGAAAAAACGCACAACCCATTGAACCAttagaaagaaaggaagatgTGTCAAAAATCTATAATGAAAAACAAACATTACTTCATATAAACAATGaggtagaagaaaaaatggaaattaatgaACTTGAAAGCACAAATGATGTATATacacaataa
- the LOC114873376 gene encoding tRNA methyltransferase 10 homolog A isoform X2, whose amino-acid sequence MANEKDISNIEKVENRTQYVNMCDKEACYNGEKKLLEINPSLSKRQQKKVKKREKWLERKVEIRLREREKARQKRAFARANNIDLGPSRKALKRITMADSTCKIGITIDLSFDDLMIDKDIAKLTKQILRCYTLNRRAIAPMQFSLTSFNGKSKTNMERHNGYEHWDVKFYMESYLNVHPKEKIIYLTSESENVITHLEHDCLYVIGGLVDHNSHKGLCHKLAVQAGVRHGRLPLDKFLQMKARKVLTVDHGLVKEKHGKKHFCRCYQKEKTHNPLNH is encoded by the exons ATGGCAAATGAAAAGGATATAAGTAACATTGAAAAGGTAGAAAATCGTACACAATATGTGAACATGTGTGATAAAGAAGCATGTTACAATGGagagaaaaaattattagaaataaatcCAAGTTTAAGCAAACGTCAGcagaaaaaagtaaaaaaacgagaaaaatgGTTGGAACGAAAGGTGGAGATAAG attacgcgaaagagaaaaagcaAGGCAAAAACGAGCATTTGCTCGTGCAAATAATATAGACCTTGGCCCATCTAGAAAAGCTTTAAAAAGAATTACAATGGCAGATAGTACATGTAAAATTGGAATAACTATTGATTTGTCATTTGATGATTTAATGATTGACAAAGATATTGCAAAATTGACTAAGCAAATATTAAGATGTTATACTTTAAACAGACGTGCTATTGCACCAATGCAATTTTCACTTACAAGTTTTAATGGAAAATCAAAGACAAATATGGAAAGGCATAATGGATACGAACATTGGGAT GTCAAATTTTATATGGAATCATACTTGAATGTCCATCCAAAAGAGAAAATCATATATCTTACTAGTGAATCAGAAAATGTTATCACTCATCTGGAACATGATTGTTTGTACGTTATAGGTGGTCTTGTTGATCATAATAGTCATAAG ggTCTCTGCCATAAGTTAGCTGTACAGGCTGGAGTGAGGCATGGCCGGTTACCTCTagataaatttttacaaatgaaAGCTAGAAAGGTTTTAACTGTTGATCATG GGTTAGTGAAGGAAAAACATGGCAAGAAGCATTTTTGCAGGTGTTACCAGAAAGAAAAAACGCACAACCCATTGAACCAttag